GTTGCTGAGCATTAAAATAACGAATTGGGCGAATTTGTTTGTTAGCTAAGTGCTGCCAAAGCTCAGTAATTACCTCACGCTGATGCGCAACTTGCGAGTTATTGCGCCAAAGCGTTAGTGACTGTGTACTTTGCTCATGGTTGTGAGTATTAGTAATTTTATAGTCGGCTTTTAAATGCGCGCTATCAATTTTACATTGCTGGGCTAGGGTGCTGGTACTGGCAAGGGTTGCCATTAAAAATAATGCGAGTTTCATTAAATTATCTCTTATTTAAACGTCACTGTAATAAGCATTACCATACCCATTTACAGTGGCATTTTTATGACATAAAAAAACAACTCGCACTGAGTACGAGTTGTTTTTAAATACTCGATTTTTTATACGTACTTTATATGCTGAGCGTACGTATTAAATGACTTACGGCGTTACTTTTTCATCAGCGGTAGTTACTAAGTCTGCCGCAAAGTCCATTACATGAAATAAAAAGCTTTGCTCATTTGTGCCTGTTACTAAATGAGCGCCTGGGCCCATGGCGTATACGCCAACATCTTCACCTGCGTGAGTTTCTGAGCCAAGTGGTACAAGTGCCTCTTGGTGAAAGCCCGGTGCAGTTGTTTCAACATCGGTTAAATCTACACGCCCTGTAACAGGTGCAAATGCATAACCTGCATCGGCATCGGTTTCATCGCCTAAATCTCTAAAGCCGCCACCGTTGGTGTAGCCAACTGTGGTGTACGGCATATCGTCGGCAGCTAGGCTTGGCTCGGTTTCCCCTACGGCAACAACTTTACCTAGTATTGGGTTACCACGTTTAGGGTAGCCTGCAATAGTAAATACGTGGCTGTGATCGGCAGTAACCACTATGAGCGTTTCTTCTGGGTTGGTGTTTTCCATTGCCACTTGCACAGCTTTTGCAAACTCTACGGTGTCGTTTAGGGCATTGTAGGCATTACCCGCATGGTGCGCATGGTCAATACGCCCCGCTTCTACCGATAAGAAAAAGCCATTGTCGTTGTTATCAAGCACGTTGATTGCTTTTTCGGTCATTTCGCTAAGTGAAGGCTCGCCCGCTACATCGTTTGCGCGGTCGGCTTCGTATTGCATGTGCGATTCGTTAAACAAGCCAAATACTTTAGTGGCATCGTCACTGATTGCATCAAAACCGGTTTGGTCCATAACGTATGTACCGCTTGGGTAAGCTGTTTGCCACTCGGTTATTAGGTTGCGGCCATCAGTACGGTCGCCTTCTACTGCGCTTACTGCATCGGCTGAGTTTGCTGCTTCATCTTTTGGTAAAAAGTGACGACGTCCGCCGCCCATTACAACATCAATGCCATCTACATCAATACCCGTATAACGCGACTCTAAGTTGGCTTCAAAGTTTACTAGTTGCGATGCAATATCTTCACAGGCTTCTGTGCCCTCTGGCATATCTGAGTTATCTTCCCAGTTACGGTCAGCCGATTTAGCATACGTTGCTGCAGGTGTTGCATGGGTAATACGTGCGGTTGAAATAAGGCCGGTTGCTTTACCCGCTATTTCAGCAAGCTCTAACGAGGTAACGAGTTCGTTGCCTGCTACCGTTGAGCAGTTACCGCGTTCAATGTCTTCATCTACACCAATTACGCCCACATCAGTTTTAACACCTGATACCATTGCCGTCATTGTCCCTGCTGAATCCGGCGTTTGTGCATCTACGTTGTAGGTTTTAACAAAACCTGAGTAAGGCATTTTTTCAAAGCTTAACTGGTAGTCTTCACCTAACCCGCCTTCAAGCTGGCCTGCTAAAATTCGCGCAGCTGTTACGGTAGAAATACCCATGCCATCGCCCACAAATAATATTACGTTTTTTGCTTTGCCCGACTCGGTAACTATATTTTCACTGGCTTGCTGCGCTTGTGCAAGTTGCTCTTGTGCCCCGCTAAACCATGCGTTGCTTGTTAGAGATGCAAGTTGTTCGCTGGTAAGTGATGTAGCAGGTGCATTACATACTAAATTAGAAGAGGTAACTTCGTCGCTATCTAGCACGCCGTTGCCGTTTGTATCTACGCCGGTTTGAGTTTCTACACCGCCATTAACACATTGCTCTGAGCCTACTGCAATGGTGTTATCTACCGCGAGAATATTATTTTCGTCTTTGTCGTCGTCACTGCAACCTGCTAGCGCGACCATTACTGCTAAAGAAAGTACTGTTAATTTGTTCATGTTAGCCGCCATTATTGCTGAGTTAGTTCAAGAGCTTGATTAATTAAATGAAATACTACGTTTTGCTCAATTACGCCTTGAGCTAGCTGAGCGCCTGGGCCTTTTGCATGCAGCGAAATATCTTCACCAGCATGCGTTTCTGAGCCAAGCGGGATAGTGGCTTCTTGGTGAAAGCCAACATTGGTAGTATCAACGCCTGTAAGCTCTACACGTCCAGCAACTGGGCCAGTTGTATATGCTGCATCGGCATCTGTTTCATCAACTAAATTTCTAAACCCTAAGCCATTTGCATAGCCTACTGTGGTGTAAGGCATATCGTCGGCAGCAAGGCTTGGTGTGGTTTCACCTACGGCAACTACTTGACCTAAAATTGGGTTACCGCGTTTAGGGTAGCCAGCAATCGTAAATACGTGGCTGTGATCGGCGGTGACTAAAATAAGGGTTTCTTCTGGGTTGGTATTATCTACTGCAGCTTGTACGGCTTTAGCAAATTCTATGGTGTCGTTAAGTGCGTTGTAGGCATTGCCCGCGTGGTGTGCGTGGTCAATACGGCCCGACTCAACCGTTAAGAAAAAGCCGTTTTCGTTTTTACCTAATACGTCAATTGCTTTGCTGGTCATTTCGCTAAGTGATGGCTCGCCGGCAATATCGTTTGCGCGGTCTGCTTCGTATTGCATGTGCGATTCGTTAAATAAACCAAATACTTTAGTAGCGTCGTCAGCAATGGCATCAAAGCCTGCTTGGTCCATTACATAAGTACCTTGTGGGTATTGAGTTTGCCATTCAGTAACTAGGTTACGTTCATCAGTACGATCGCCTTCTACCGCGCTAAGTGCATCAGCTGAGTTAGCTGCTTCATCTTTTGGTAAAAAGTGACGACGTCCGCCACCCATAACAAAATCAAGGCCGTCTACGTCGGTACCTACAAAACGTGCTTCTAGGTTTTTTTCAAAATTAACTAATTGCGAGGCAATGTCTTCACAGGCGGTTTCGGTTTCTGGCATGTCTGAGATATCTTCCCAGTTACGGTCTGCCGATTTAGCATAGGTTGCCGCTGGCGTTGCATGGGTAATACGCGCTGTTGAAATAACACCGGTTGCTAGGCCTTTAATCTCGGCAAGCTCTGTGGCTGTTAACAGCTCATTACCCGAGACAGTTGAACACACACCGCGCTCTATGTCTTCGTCTACACCAATAACACCTACATCGGTTTTAACCCCTGAGATCATCGCGGTCATGGTGCCTGCAGAATCCGGTGTTTGTGCATCTACGTTGTATGTTTTTACTTGTGCTGAGTACGGGAACTCTTCAAAGCTTAAATAACCTTCTTCACCTAAGTTGCCCGCTCTTTGCCCTTGTAAAATACGTGCTGCGGTAAGGGTAGATACACCCATACCGTCGCCTACAAACAAAATAACGTTTTTAGCTTTTGTTGCTTGTTCACTTTGTGCAAGCGCAGTTTTTGTGGCGAGTGTGGTTTGGGCATTTGTATACCAGTCATTGTCTGTTTGGCTTTGTGGTAATACATTGGCATGGCTTGCAGTACTTAACATAAACGTTAAGCCAACTGCCGCAGCAACTTGTTTAATTTTCATCCTTTATTATTCCCATAGTGTAGTGGTTGTTGTTTTTGCTTGAAGCGTGAACCTCAAATAAGTAACCGCAGCACTATAGAAAACAGATGTGACCTCTAAGCGTACTTTTAATTAAAAAACAATGACTAAACCATGACAAAATTAAGACACAAAAAAAAGCGCAGCGGTTAACCGCTGCGCTTAGCACAATTTTCACAGGGATAAATTTATAACATTAAAAACGCGCCTTAAACGATACGCCAAAGTAGCGCTCGGCATCACGCGGAATTTGGTAACGGAAGTTATCGCCACTGTAGGTTGTTGCATAGCTTTCATCGGTTAAGTTTTTAGCAATAAGCGACACTCTAAATGCATCATCTTTAAACGATAAACCTACACTGGCATTTAAAATACCGTAATCTGGTAATAATGCCGCTGGGTTAAACTCGCCTACATTATTTGGTAGGTCTGAGTATTGCTCGTCGGTGTAAATGTAAGAGCCGTTAATATGAATATTAAAATCGTGCTCTGTTTCAATAAAGTAATCGGCGCTTAGTGAGTATTTTAAATCTGGCGAAAAAGGCACATCTAAGCCA
The genomic region above belongs to Pseudoalteromonas sp. MM1 and contains:
- a CDS encoding alkaline phosphatase, producing MNKLTVLSLAVMVALAGCSDDDKDENNILAVDNTIAVGSEQCVNGGVETQTGVDTNGNGVLDSDEVTSSNLVCNAPATSLTSEQLASLTSNAWFSGAQEQLAQAQQASENIVTESGKAKNVILFVGDGMGISTVTAARILAGQLEGGLGEDYQLSFEKMPYSGFVKTYNVDAQTPDSAGTMTAMVSGVKTDVGVIGVDEDIERGNCSTVAGNELVTSLELAEIAGKATGLISTARITHATPAATYAKSADRNWEDNSDMPEGTEACEDIASQLVNFEANLESRYTGIDVDGIDVVMGGGRRHFLPKDEAANSADAVSAVEGDRTDGRNLITEWQTAYPSGTYVMDQTGFDAISDDATKVFGLFNESHMQYEADRANDVAGEPSLSEMTEKAINVLDNNDNGFFLSVEAGRIDHAHHAGNAYNALNDTVEFAKAVQVAMENTNPEETLIVVTADHSHVFTIAGYPKRGNPILGKVVAVGETEPSLAADDMPYTTVGYTNGGGFRDLGDETDADAGYAFAPVTGRVDLTDVETTAPGFHQEALVPLGSETHAGEDVGVYAMGPGAHLVTGTNEQSFLFHVMDFAADLVTTADEKVTP
- a CDS encoding alkaline phosphatase, translated to MKIKQVAAAVGLTFMLSTASHANVLPQSQTDNDWYTNAQTTLATKTALAQSEQATKAKNVILFVGDGMGVSTLTAARILQGQRAGNLGEEGYLSFEEFPYSAQVKTYNVDAQTPDSAGTMTAMISGVKTDVGVIGVDEDIERGVCSTVSGNELLTATELAEIKGLATGVISTARITHATPAATYAKSADRNWEDISDMPETETACEDIASQLVNFEKNLEARFVGTDVDGLDFVMGGGRRHFLPKDEAANSADALSAVEGDRTDERNLVTEWQTQYPQGTYVMDQAGFDAIADDATKVFGLFNESHMQYEADRANDIAGEPSLSEMTSKAIDVLGKNENGFFLTVESGRIDHAHHAGNAYNALNDTIEFAKAVQAAVDNTNPEETLILVTADHSHVFTIAGYPKRGNPILGQVVAVGETTPSLAADDMPYTTVGYANGLGFRNLVDETDADAAYTTGPVAGRVELTGVDTTNVGFHQEATIPLGSETHAGEDISLHAKGPGAQLAQGVIEQNVVFHLINQALELTQQ